One segment of Longimicrobium sp. DNA contains the following:
- a CDS encoding prepilin-type N-terminal cleavage/methylation domain-containing protein: MKRFPWHTHAHSRAGFTLLEVIVALAILGTGVVAALGILATGTSVTARASTRLLATELAESRMEETLLRPADSRGRDEGSFPPPHDDFRWRTRVGPGPLDGTMSVEVSVLGNGDSVHLATLRRR, translated from the coding sequence GTGAAACGCTTTCCCTGGCACACCCACGCGCACTCGCGCGCCGGGTTCACCCTCCTGGAAGTGATCGTCGCGCTCGCCATCCTGGGGACCGGGGTGGTGGCCGCGCTCGGCATCCTCGCGACCGGCACCTCGGTGACCGCGCGCGCCAGCACCCGCCTGCTGGCCACGGAGCTGGCGGAGTCGCGCATGGAGGAGACCCTGCTGCGCCCCGCAGACTCCCGCGGGCGCGACGAGGGGAGCTTTCCGCCGCCGCACGACGACTTCCGCTGGCGCACGCGCGTGGGGCCGGGGCCGCTGGACGGGACGATGTCGGTGGAGGTGTCGGTGCTGGGGAACGGCGACTCGGTGCACCTCGCCACCCTGCGCCGCCGATGA
- a CDS encoding secretin N-terminal domain-containing protein, protein MRSQTVHRALAAALACLLLAVPPASAQVRINYQDAELTTVISALAEMAGLNVVFVGVDPATRVTIKMGRPISPDEIPGLIRTILESAGFATVDRGGILQVVPAAQAPTLGETQVFVHPLRHASATELALTLAAIYGSTDAANAAAGDTRGRRSLSDQLRGQREGSNVTTSGGGFALGADGAARPQSVLTRPNTGQTPTVGGLMVGEAAVVPYTATNSLIIRTTPRNYELLRQTIDRLDTRPLQVVIEVFVAEVTLDRETQFGVDWVARLGERGGGQAVRGVERFRTLADTTPGGLVVSMGFAEGDFDVRATLRAIAADARVNVLATPSVLARNNEEARILVGSQVPFTQIARSGLSGEVLDRVVQFRDVGTELAIVPTINQDGYVTLSVLQQVSTLTNQTLFGAPIITVREAQTSAVVRDRQTVVIGGLIGSEESRFRRGIPILKDIPLLGYLFRDTERRGRKTELVIFLTPYLVESDADLERLRERSIERTNSRQQIRRELDRNRLDSVRVLPATPVPALPAPQGTPPAAPVQTVPPAQPARTPQP, encoded by the coding sequence GTGAGAAGCCAAACCGTGCATCGTGCGCTGGCCGCCGCGCTGGCCTGTCTCCTCCTTGCCGTGCCGCCCGCGAGCGCGCAGGTGAGGATCAACTACCAGGACGCGGAGCTGACGACGGTCATCAGCGCGCTCGCCGAGATGGCGGGGCTCAACGTCGTCTTCGTGGGCGTCGACCCCGCCACGCGCGTCACCATCAAGATGGGCCGCCCCATCTCGCCCGACGAGATCCCGGGGCTGATCCGCACCATCCTGGAGAGCGCGGGGTTCGCTACGGTGGACCGCGGCGGCATCCTGCAGGTGGTGCCCGCCGCGCAGGCGCCCACGCTGGGGGAGACGCAGGTCTTCGTGCACCCGCTGCGCCACGCATCCGCCACCGAGCTGGCGCTGACGCTGGCGGCCATCTACGGGAGCACCGACGCCGCCAACGCCGCCGCCGGCGACACGCGCGGCCGTCGCTCCCTCAGCGACCAGCTCCGCGGCCAGCGCGAGGGGAGCAACGTCACGACGTCGGGCGGCGGCTTCGCGCTGGGCGCGGATGGCGCGGCACGCCCGCAATCCGTGCTGACCCGCCCCAACACGGGCCAGACGCCGACCGTCGGGGGTCTGATGGTGGGCGAGGCGGCGGTGGTCCCCTACACCGCCACCAACTCGCTCATCATCCGCACCACGCCGCGCAACTACGAGCTGCTGCGGCAGACCATCGACCGGCTCGACACCCGCCCGCTGCAGGTGGTGATCGAGGTCTTCGTGGCAGAGGTGACGCTGGATCGCGAGACGCAGTTCGGCGTGGACTGGGTGGCGAGGCTGGGCGAGCGCGGCGGCGGCCAGGCGGTGCGCGGAGTGGAGCGCTTCCGCACCCTTGCGGACACGACCCCGGGTGGCCTGGTGGTGTCGATGGGCTTCGCGGAGGGCGACTTCGACGTGCGCGCCACGCTGCGCGCCATCGCCGCGGACGCGCGCGTCAACGTGCTCGCCACGCCCAGCGTGCTGGCGCGCAACAACGAGGAAGCGCGCATCCTGGTGGGCAGCCAGGTTCCCTTCACCCAGATCGCGCGCTCCGGACTTTCGGGCGAGGTGCTGGACCGCGTCGTCCAGTTCCGCGACGTGGGGACGGAGCTCGCCATCGTCCCCACCATCAACCAGGACGGCTACGTCACGCTCAGCGTCCTGCAGCAGGTCTCCACCCTCACCAACCAGACGCTCTTCGGCGCGCCCATCATCACCGTGCGCGAGGCGCAGACCTCGGCCGTGGTGCGCGACCGGCAGACGGTGGTCATCGGCGGGCTGATCGGCTCGGAAGAGTCGCGGTTCCGGCGCGGGATCCCCATCCTCAAGGACATCCCACTCCTGGGCTACCTCTTCCGCGACACGGAGCGGCGCGGCAGGAAGACGGAGCTGGTCATCTTCCTCACGCCCTACCTGGTGGAGTCCGACGCGGACCTGGAGCGGCTGCGCGAGCGTTCCATCGAGCGCACCAACAGCCGCCAGCAGATCCGCAGGGAGCTGGACCGCAACCGGCTGGACAGCGTGCGCGTGCTCCCCGCCACGCCTGTGCCCGCCCTGCCCGCTCCGCAGGGGACTCCGCCCGCGGCGCCCGTGCAGACTGTGCCGCCCGCGCAGCCCGCGCGCACCCCGCAGCCCTGA
- a CDS encoding type II secretion system protein GspK: protein MRDRRGIALVAALWALLLLASLGTAVALTARRHLWMVGTQDRRAAARWSAEAGIAEAETRLDSVLVELITRTPANIGAASLGGEEDPGMRELRARARAALETFNSLDSLVARGGDRRLPNGAEYALRVHDVSTRLNLNAADEPELRNFFRQWILDERELAIFVESLLDWRDEDDLARANGAEQAFYARRDERVRNGLLLSIRELLRVRGMTPEILERVEPFLVVLPSRDLRINVNAAPVPVLAAIPGFSREMATALVFRRRAQGPFLSAAEITADQTLRGLFDAGTGARAINVIATHPEVLEVWSAGRASEGESTHTIRTLYAVEGAALRRLEREEADQ, encoded by the coding sequence GTGAGGGACCGGCGGGGGATCGCGCTGGTGGCGGCGCTCTGGGCGCTCCTCCTCCTCGCCTCGCTGGGGACGGCGGTGGCGCTCACCGCCCGCCGCCACCTGTGGATGGTGGGGACGCAGGACCGGCGCGCAGCCGCCCGCTGGTCCGCCGAGGCGGGGATCGCCGAGGCCGAGACGCGGCTGGACTCCGTGCTCGTGGAGCTGATCACCCGCACCCCCGCCAACATCGGCGCCGCGTCGCTGGGCGGCGAGGAAGACCCGGGGATGCGCGAGCTGCGGGCCCGTGCCCGCGCGGCGCTGGAGACCTTCAACTCGCTGGACTCGCTGGTGGCGCGCGGCGGCGACCGGCGCCTTCCCAACGGCGCGGAGTACGCGCTCCGCGTGCACGACGTGAGCACGCGCCTGAACCTCAACGCCGCCGATGAGCCGGAGCTGCGCAACTTCTTCAGGCAGTGGATCCTGGACGAGCGGGAGCTCGCCATCTTCGTCGAATCGCTGCTGGACTGGCGCGACGAAGACGACCTGGCCCGCGCCAACGGCGCCGAGCAGGCGTTCTACGCGCGCCGGGACGAGCGAGTGCGCAACGGGCTCCTGCTGTCGATTCGCGAGCTGCTGCGGGTGCGGGGGATGACGCCGGAGATCCTTGAGCGGGTGGAGCCGTTCCTGGTGGTGCTCCCCTCGCGCGACCTGCGCATCAACGTGAACGCCGCGCCGGTCCCGGTTCTCGCCGCCATCCCCGGCTTCTCGCGCGAGATGGCGACGGCGCTGGTCTTCCGGCGCCGGGCACAGGGGCCCTTCCTCTCCGCCGCCGAGATCACCGCGGACCAGACGCTCCGCGGGCTCTTCGACGCGGGCACCGGCGCACGCGCCATCAACGTGATCGCGACGCACCCGGAGGTCCTGGAGGTCTGGAGCGCCGGCCGCGCCTCCGAGGGCGAGTCGACGCACACGATCCGCACCCTCTACGCCGTGGAAGGCGCCGCCCTCCGCCGCCTGGAGCGCGAGGAGGCGGACCAGTGA
- a CDS encoding S8 family serine peptidase, with product VINNSWGSSGDFDPDDPINVASRLANERNIVVAFAAGNSGSAPDTHNPYAKAPWVISVAAGTKAATLADFSSRGRTGGARTVTSQSGEVITWLDEPSITAPGVGIYSAYAPTGVLGALGPDETNPFYTIMDGTSMASPHVAGIAGLMLEANPLLTPDQVKQIMRETATKMPGFRAFEVGAGYVNAYAAVQKSFALATPFGKTLTVETVPATVREDVLYDKTFDYTPASLPGAYKHAFQVAPGASILEAKIEFQGVNVPAYGTVGNPLLFDVYDPNGNRYNAFDLYFAENGTTRLVIVVNNPTPGTWTAEVKALTPLGNEAGNFATLPDKVHETEILTFITPPVIADVQGHAAQGAIEVALANGYLGLCAPGSFCPDAELTRIDLARGFTQFGTIRQNLPLNGASTFSDVSAADKPFAEAVAARGAAMRDREHRYAGIMDGSGGLFSPTAKVQRGGLARMLVRGVGGDAAALAHTGDVTYTYNGQTYVIADQDQIPASLRGYVHTAINSNMLNVYAEIEQGPFDLTPKLKFYFRPTNVVKRGEAAVAIARYHAQFFQ from the coding sequence CGTCATCAACAACTCGTGGGGCTCCAGCGGCGACTTCGACCCGGACGACCCGATCAACGTGGCGTCGCGCCTGGCGAACGAGCGCAACATCGTGGTCGCCTTCGCGGCGGGCAACTCGGGCTCGGCTCCGGACACGCACAATCCCTACGCCAAGGCCCCCTGGGTGATCTCGGTGGCGGCGGGCACCAAGGCGGCGACGCTGGCCGACTTCTCCTCGCGCGGCCGCACCGGCGGCGCCCGCACGGTGACGTCGCAGAGCGGTGAGGTCATCACCTGGCTCGACGAGCCGTCGATCACGGCGCCGGGCGTCGGCATCTACTCGGCGTACGCCCCCACCGGCGTGCTGGGCGCGCTCGGGCCGGACGAGACCAACCCGTTCTACACCATCATGGACGGCACCTCGATGGCCTCGCCGCACGTGGCGGGGATCGCGGGGCTGATGCTGGAGGCCAACCCGCTGCTCACGCCGGACCAGGTGAAGCAGATCATGCGCGAGACGGCCACCAAGATGCCGGGCTTCCGCGCGTTCGAGGTGGGTGCGGGCTACGTGAACGCCTACGCCGCGGTGCAGAAGTCGTTCGCCCTGGCCACCCCCTTCGGCAAGACGCTGACGGTGGAGACGGTGCCGGCCACGGTTCGCGAGGACGTGCTCTACGACAAGACGTTCGACTACACGCCGGCCTCGCTGCCGGGCGCGTACAAGCACGCCTTCCAGGTGGCGCCGGGCGCGAGCATCCTGGAGGCCAAGATCGAGTTCCAGGGCGTGAACGTGCCGGCGTACGGCACGGTGGGCAACCCGCTGCTCTTCGACGTGTACGACCCGAACGGCAACCGCTACAACGCATTCGACCTGTACTTCGCGGAGAACGGCACCACGCGGCTGGTGATCGTGGTGAACAACCCGACGCCGGGGACCTGGACGGCCGAGGTCAAGGCGCTCACCCCGCTGGGCAACGAGGCGGGCAACTTCGCCACCCTGCCGGACAAGGTGCACGAGACGGAGATCCTGACCTTCATCACGCCGCCGGTCATCGCGGACGTGCAGGGGCACGCGGCGCAGGGCGCCATCGAAGTGGCGCTGGCGAACGGCTACCTGGGGCTGTGCGCGCCCGGCTCGTTCTGCCCGGACGCGGAGCTCACCCGCATCGACCTGGCCCGCGGCTTCACGCAGTTCGGCACGATCCGCCAGAACCTGCCGCTGAACGGCGCCAGCACCTTCAGCGACGTGTCCGCGGCGGACAAGCCCTTTGCGGAGGCGGTGGCGGCGCGCGGCGCGGCGATGCGCGACCGTGAGCACCGCTACGCCGGCATCATGGACGGCTCGGGCGGCCTCTTCTCCCCGACCGCCAAGGTGCAGCGCGGCGGCCTGGCGCGGATGCTGGTGCGGGGCGTAGGCGGCGACGCGGCGGCGCTCGCCCACACGGGCGACGTGACCTACACGTACAACGGCCAGACGTACGTGATCGCGGACCAGGACCAGATCCCCGCCAGCCTGCGCGGCTACGTGCACACGGCGATCAACTCCAACATGCTGAACGTGTACGCGGAGATCGAGCAGGGACCGTTCGACCTGACGCCGAAGCTGAAGTTCTACTTCCGGCCGACGAACGTGGTGAAGCGCGGCGAGGCTGCCGTGGCGATCGCCCGCTACCATGCGCAGTTCTTCCAGTAA
- a CDS encoding prepilin-type N-terminal cleavage/methylation domain-containing protein, translating to MKGRAGFTLIEVVIALALAGLAMALVAGSVRAAVDTGERQTRAVGEEHRARVTREFLREAVRGLAVERAGRGDLVILTPGGSRERPIDRVVFSTHGGAVFGWESDLKAVQLLVDADPATPESGVVARVLRTVQGGAVEETLTLLPDVTGMGIRMLEAGGEWQDAWPDATRAPAAIEFRFTGGDAEPGVSPLAALPLRVRVP from the coding sequence ATGAAGGGGCGCGCGGGGTTCACGCTCATCGAGGTGGTCATCGCCCTGGCGCTGGCCGGGCTGGCCATGGCGCTGGTGGCCGGAAGCGTGCGCGCCGCGGTGGACACCGGCGAGCGCCAGACGCGCGCCGTGGGGGAGGAGCATCGCGCCCGCGTCACGCGCGAGTTCCTGCGCGAGGCGGTGCGCGGCCTGGCGGTGGAGCGTGCCGGGCGCGGCGACCTGGTGATCCTGACGCCGGGCGGCTCCCGCGAGCGCCCCATAGACCGCGTCGTCTTCTCCACCCACGGCGGCGCGGTGTTCGGGTGGGAGAGCGACCTCAAGGCCGTGCAGCTCCTGGTGGACGCCGACCCCGCCACTCCCGAGAGCGGCGTGGTGGCGCGCGTCCTCCGCACCGTCCAGGGCGGCGCGGTGGAGGAGACGCTCACCCTCCTGCCGGACGTCACGGGGATGGGGATCAGGATGCTGGAGGCCGGCGGCGAGTGGCAGGATGCGTGGCCGGACGCCACCCGCGCCCCCGCCGCCATCGAGTTCCGCTTCACCGGCGGCGACGCGGAGCCCGGCGTCTCGCCGCTGGCGGCGCTCCCCCTGCGCGTGCGGGTGCCGTGA
- the gspE gene encoding type II secretion system ATPase GspE: protein MLDDVRPLTDRLSARYLEEHRLVPIRLDGDAVVVAASEPLAPDVLGELAAVFERPVRIVEAPRAEIERAIDRAYGAAASTVNDVMADLREDGLELVTEGTESADDLEGLANQAPVIRLVNLILFDALQRRASDVHLDAMPDALRVRYRVDGVLREVSASPKRYQAAVVSRIKVMASMDIAERRLPQDGRIRLRMAEREVDLRVSTIPTVNGESVVLRILDRSGARTALEDLQMDPDDLRRFVRLIERPNGILLVTGPTGSGKTTTLYTALSRLNDETRKILTVEDPVEYQIRGVSQVEVHPRIGLSFAATLRSMLRQDPDVIMVGEIRDRETAEIAVQAALTGHLVLSTLHTNDAPSAVTRLLDMGVEDYLVAATVEGIVAQRLVRRVCPHCSEPRPAAADMAARLGVAPGTLFREGRGCDACDGTGYRGRTGIYEILNLTDRLRSMIVARTPLEDLRAAARAEGMRSLRAAGLARALAGETTLEEVLRVTAEAEE, encoded by the coding sequence GTGCTCGACGACGTCCGCCCGCTGACCGACCGCCTCTCCGCGCGCTACCTGGAGGAGCACCGCCTCGTCCCCATCCGCCTGGACGGGGACGCGGTGGTGGTCGCCGCATCGGAGCCCCTCGCGCCCGACGTGCTGGGGGAGCTCGCGGCGGTCTTCGAGCGCCCGGTGCGCATCGTGGAAGCGCCGCGCGCGGAGATCGAGCGGGCCATCGACCGCGCGTACGGGGCGGCGGCATCGACGGTCAACGACGTCATGGCCGACCTGCGCGAGGACGGTCTGGAGCTGGTGACCGAGGGCACCGAGAGCGCGGACGACCTGGAGGGCCTCGCCAACCAGGCGCCCGTCATCCGCCTGGTGAACCTCATCCTCTTCGACGCCCTCCAGCGCCGCGCCAGCGACGTGCACCTGGACGCCATGCCGGACGCCCTGCGCGTCCGCTATCGCGTGGACGGCGTACTGCGCGAGGTCTCCGCATCCCCCAAGCGCTACCAGGCCGCCGTCGTGAGCCGCATCAAGGTGATGGCCAGCATGGACATCGCCGAGCGCCGGCTGCCGCAGGACGGGCGCATCCGGCTGCGCATGGCGGAGCGCGAGGTGGACCTGCGCGTCTCCACCATCCCGACGGTCAACGGCGAGTCGGTGGTGCTGCGCATCCTGGACCGCTCCGGCGCGCGCACGGCGCTGGAAGACCTGCAGATGGACCCGGACGACCTGCGCCGCTTCGTGCGCCTGATCGAGCGGCCGAACGGCATCCTGCTGGTGACGGGCCCCACCGGCTCGGGAAAGACGACCACGCTCTACACCGCCCTCTCGCGCCTCAACGACGAGACGCGAAAGATCCTCACCGTCGAGGACCCGGTCGAGTACCAGATCCGCGGCGTGTCGCAGGTGGAGGTGCACCCGCGCATCGGCCTGAGCTTCGCCGCGACGCTGCGCTCCATGCTGCGCCAGGACCCGGACGTCATCATGGTCGGCGAGATCCGCGACCGCGAGACGGCGGAGATCGCGGTGCAGGCCGCGCTCACCGGCCACCTCGTCCTTTCCACGCTGCACACCAACGACGCCCCCTCCGCCGTCACGCGCCTGCTGGACATGGGCGTGGAGGACTACCTGGTGGCGGCGACCGTGGAAGGGATCGTGGCGCAGCGCCTCGTCCGCCGGGTCTGCCCGCACTGCTCCGAGCCGCGCCCCGCCGCCGCGGACATGGCCGCGCGGCTCGGCGTCGCCCCCGGCACCCTCTTCCGCGAGGGCCGCGGCTGCGACGCGTGCGACGGCACCGGCTACCGCGGGCGCACGGGCATCTACGAGATCCTCAACCTTACCGACCGCCTGCGCTCGATGATCGTGGCGCGCACCCCGCTCGAAGACCTCCGCGCCGCCGCCCGCGCCGAGGGGATGCGCTCCCTGCGCGCCGC
- the gspM gene encoding type II secretion system protein GspM: MTPREKRVVIGGAVAAVLILLIGIGPRLFGGGDGESGAALQAERVARFRGLAASRDTLRTLSQSAAAAERIAAGRYLGGNTPQVAAARLSSVVQAIAEDAEVEVVRESILPPAPAGPATATSLQIVARGDATGLMELLKGVEQSPVLLRVDDLTVGGDPREGAGTPSLTISLRVTGYLLRPADDEEPT, encoded by the coding sequence GTGACGCCGCGCGAGAAGCGGGTCGTCATTGGCGGCGCGGTGGCGGCGGTCCTGATCCTCCTGATCGGCATCGGTCCGCGCCTTTTCGGCGGCGGCGACGGCGAGAGCGGGGCGGCGCTGCAGGCGGAGCGGGTGGCGCGCTTCCGCGGGCTGGCCGCCAGCCGCGACACGCTGCGCACCCTGTCGCAGAGCGCCGCGGCGGCGGAACGGATCGCGGCGGGGCGCTACCTGGGCGGCAACACGCCGCAGGTGGCCGCGGCGCGCCTCTCCTCCGTGGTCCAGGCGATCGCCGAGGACGCCGAAGTGGAGGTGGTGCGCGAGTCCATCCTCCCCCCCGCCCCCGCCGGCCCGGCGACCGCCACCTCGCTCCAGATCGTGGCGCGCGGCGACGCGACGGGGCTGATGGAGCTGCTGAAAGGCGTGGAGCAGAGCCCCGTCCTGCTGCGCGTCGACGACCTCACGGTGGGCGGCGATCCGCGGGAGGGCGCGGGCACGCCCTCGCTCACCATCAGCCTGCGCGTGACGGGCTACCTGCTCCGCCCAGCCGACGACGAGGAGCCAACATGA
- a CDS encoding PilN domain-containing protein, whose protein sequence is MIRRVGVAVAEGELRTALVERIGSRVRVRGVHRTHVAGARTLDDAIRDAAEVLAPGRRAEVGVALSPRDAWLKLLALPPLPPADRTRLVEMEAERYFPVRGEAVLADASSDGPVAAARADAVEALVGRVEETLGRVVAVEPQARAAVRAWAALQPALGRGVFATVTHTGGWWEVSVARGGTLLGHARLLGAEPEAVADALASAVQQGGVLPRVLIGVDPAEEEWLASRLAAAIEARLPGTVAEACGELAPGVPAEFAAAIGAALAPAGGLLPASHRERLSAAGRRRTMAWAGAAALAFLLFLGAGPWRESRRAKALEAEAAALAPRADAAAELLERVRRSTATVRFTDSLDASRPRWLDALEELGRRLPPGAYLTEFQADAEKQTVEIRGYAGRASAIVPLLEQSPRFSGVESVEPVTRRTIGSVELENFAIRMQVAP, encoded by the coding sequence ATGATCCGCCGCGTGGGGGTCGCGGTGGCGGAGGGGGAGCTGCGGACGGCGCTGGTGGAGCGCATCGGCAGCCGGGTGCGCGTGCGCGGGGTGCACCGCACGCACGTCGCCGGAGCGCGCACGCTGGACGATGCGATCCGCGACGCCGCCGAGGTGCTCGCGCCGGGGCGCCGCGCGGAAGTGGGCGTCGCGCTGTCGCCGCGCGATGCATGGCTCAAGCTGCTGGCGCTGCCGCCGCTGCCGCCCGCGGACCGCACGCGGCTCGTGGAGATGGAGGCCGAGCGCTACTTCCCCGTGCGCGGCGAGGCGGTGCTGGCCGATGCGTCCTCCGACGGGCCGGTGGCTGCGGCGCGCGCGGACGCGGTGGAGGCGCTGGTCGGGCGTGTGGAGGAGACGCTCGGGCGCGTGGTGGCGGTGGAGCCGCAGGCGCGCGCCGCGGTGCGCGCGTGGGCCGCCCTCCAGCCCGCTCTGGGACGCGGCGTCTTCGCCACCGTCACGCACACGGGCGGGTGGTGGGAGGTCTCGGTGGCGCGCGGCGGCACGCTGCTGGGCCACGCGCGGCTGCTGGGCGCGGAGCCGGAGGCGGTGGCGGATGCGCTCGCCAGCGCCGTGCAGCAGGGCGGAGTGCTGCCGCGCGTGCTGATCGGCGTGGACCCCGCGGAGGAGGAGTGGCTCGCATCACGCCTCGCGGCGGCCATCGAGGCGCGGCTCCCCGGCACCGTCGCCGAGGCGTGCGGGGAGCTGGCGCCGGGGGTCCCCGCGGAGTTCGCGGCGGCCATCGGGGCGGCGCTGGCGCCCGCGGGCGGGCTGCTTCCTGCATCGCACCGCGAGCGGCTGAGCGCGGCGGGGCGGCGGCGCACCATGGCGTGGGCGGGGGCGGCGGCGCTCGCCTTCCTCCTCTTCCTGGGCGCCGGCCCCTGGCGCGAGTCGCGCCGGGCAAAGGCTCTGGAGGCCGAGGCCGCCGCGCTCGCCCCACGCGCCGATGCCGCCGCCGAGTTGCTGGAGCGGGTGCGCCGCTCCACGGCCACGGTGCGCTTCACCGACTCCCTGGACGCGTCGCGCCCCCGCTGGCTGGATGCGCTGGAGGAGCTTGGGCGGCGCCTTCCGCCCGGCGCGTACCTCACGGAGTTCCAGGCCGACGCGGAGAAGCAGACGGTGGAGATCCGCGGCTACGCGGGGCGCGCCTCCGCCATCGTCCCGCTCCTGGAGCAGTCGCCCCGCTTCTCCGGCGTGGAGTCGGTGGAGCCGGTCACGCGCCGCACGATCGGCTCCGTGGAGCTGGAGAACTTCGCCATCCGCATGCAGGTGGCCCCGTGA